A window of the Syntrophothermus lipocalidus DSM 12680 genome harbors these coding sequences:
- a CDS encoding galactose-1-phosphate uridylyltransferase, translating into MNELRRDYVKNRWVSISSALGWKPKDFPTMKVSAEAGQSGFCPFCEGNEEVTPPEIAAFRKEDSQVNGPGWLVRTIPNKFTAFSMEGSLEERKSGVFHRCNGLGKHEVVIETPLHGIDFHDLDMEHMEMTVAMFKMRYNDLAKDERLKYIQIYKNRGMFGGASLGHTHSQIIGLPFVPQENAGLIQYYKDHGECLICTMLKQELEAEERIVYQDEHFVVFCPYASRFAYETWIVPKRHTEHFGDIAEPEEKALAVLCKRISLAVVSSLNNASYNFIINTAPVVKSPYEPGYHWYMEFTPRLLVSHGFEIATGVYMNPVPPETAASTIREALSE; encoded by the coding sequence ATGAACGAGCTGAGAAGGGACTACGTAAAAAACCGGTGGGTATCCATATCGTCGGCTCTAGGCTGGAAACCAAAGGATTTTCCAACGATGAAAGTAAGTGCCGAGGCAGGGCAGTCAGGGTTTTGCCCGTTCTGTGAGGGGAATGAAGAAGTAACCCCTCCCGAGATTGCAGCATTTCGAAAAGAGGATTCGCAAGTAAACGGCCCTGGTTGGTTGGTTCGGACTATTCCCAACAAATTTACCGCTTTTTCCATGGAAGGCAGTTTGGAAGAAAGAAAGAGTGGGGTATTCCACAGATGCAATGGGCTTGGCAAGCACGAGGTGGTAATCGAAACACCGTTACATGGTATTGATTTCCACGATTTAGACATGGAGCACATGGAAATGACTGTGGCAATGTTCAAAATGCGTTATAACGACCTGGCTAAGGATGAACGGCTAAAGTATATTCAGATTTACAAGAATCGCGGGATGTTTGGGGGTGCTTCTCTCGGACATACCCATAGCCAGATAATAGGACTTCCCTTTGTTCCACAAGAAAACGCAGGTTTGATCCAATACTATAAAGACCATGGAGAATGCTTGATATGTACTATGTTGAAACAAGAACTGGAGGCCGAAGAGCGGATTGTCTATCAGGACGAACATTTTGTGGTTTTCTGTCCCTATGCCTCACGGTTCGCCTATGAAACGTGGATTGTCCCGAAGCGCCACACGGAGCATTTTGGCGATATCGCTGAACCGGAAGAAAAAGCTCTGGCGGTGCTGTGTAAGAGGATCAGCTTGGCTGTTGTAAGCAGTCTAAATAACGCTTCGTATAACTTTATTATCAACACGGCCCCTGTTGTGAAGTCGCCGTATGAACCTGGCTATCACTGGTATATGGAGTTCACTCCCCGCCTGTTGGTGTCACACGGTTTTGAGATAGCTACGGGGGTTTATATGAATCCCGTTCCTCCGGAAACTGCAGCCTCGACCATAAGAGAGGCCTTGAGTGAGTAA
- a CDS encoding PaaI family thioesterase — MQYEETENRGLEERLFSLVMDRCNRVRGLNTFGLKMTYLGNGTAGLKMVVGTEFSNAHGRTHGGLVAAALDTAIGVAVWTLGYDVVTLEMNLNYIAPVEVGDVVTCDGWVIHKGKTVVVGEGEMRDGNGKLMAKSRMTFYRVGELAGEDY, encoded by the coding sequence GTGCAGTATGAGGAAACTGAAAATCGCGGGCTCGAGGAGAGGTTATTTAGTCTTGTAATGGACCGATGTAATCGGGTAAGGGGATTGAATACCTTCGGTTTAAAAATGACCTATCTAGGTAATGGAACGGCTGGATTGAAAATGGTGGTGGGAACAGAGTTTTCCAATGCCCATGGGAGAACTCACGGGGGATTAGTAGCAGCCGCTCTTGACACGGCGATTGGAGTGGCTGTATGGACGCTTGGTTATGATGTGGTTACCTTAGAGATGAATCTGAACTATATTGCTCCCGTGGAGGTAGGCGATGTCGTTACCTGCGACGGATGGGTGATTCATAAAGGAAAGACCGTCGTAGTTGGCGAGGGAGAAATGCGCGACGGAAACGGCAAACTAATGGCTAAGAGTCGTATGACGTTTTATAGAGTGGGTGAATTGGCAGGTGAAGATTATTAG
- a CDS encoding dynamin family protein: protein MQTEKKLLEEARKILDEVESACKDFGLSSLKKTVKSIQNFTEQNQYLDVAVLGSFKAGKSSFLNSLIGRPILPVGNIPVTSVITRIRYGRQEKVTVSFLDGTSREIPIDEIQDFVSESGNPGNERDVFSVDIEVPTLEDFKAIRLVDTPGIGSVWQHNTETTTGWFPETGGVLFLISAERPISESELNFLKETYLYTPEIAVVITKVDLFGEDQLKDIETFTAEVLKRNFEGVFPIYRHSAYQNADRYNRELKEKVLFPLAQNRIHVFFKILSHKMSTLVEACISYLEIAYEASTKMEAEKQKIKEIILDQHLNSHFVRRELTLIIASYKEKTRESLRTYFEAFRSGIELKIIDEYNTAFETFKGNLYEVTRQFEKWLAQALHTELSEILAQEEKSFELLNAVKKHLSFYLKSFRERLSENLERVLGVKMRAEEWEMTLGEMKKPNISISRSFDFHLDLLWFFFPMFIFKNVFRRYFLKQIPYEVEKNIHRLTSNLTERINKEMDNLLNQALAYINEELRMVESLLSEGKGDSSYIRERINRLKATNYRLYDLYAHLTLASGEGAREPSARSK from the coding sequence ATGCAGACGGAAAAGAAACTTCTGGAAGAGGCCCGAAAAATACTGGATGAGGTGGAGTCTGCCTGTAAGGACTTCGGCTTGAGTTCTCTTAAGAAAACCGTGAAAAGTATACAAAACTTTACTGAACAGAACCAATACCTGGATGTTGCGGTTTTGGGCTCATTCAAGGCGGGCAAAAGCTCGTTCTTGAACAGTCTTATCGGGCGTCCCATACTGCCGGTGGGCAATATCCCGGTCACGTCGGTGATAACCAGGATAAGATACGGGCGCCAGGAAAAGGTCACCGTTTCTTTCCTGGACGGAACCAGCCGAGAGATTCCAATCGATGAGATTCAGGACTTCGTTTCCGAATCGGGAAACCCGGGCAACGAGAGGGATGTCTTCTCGGTCGACATCGAGGTACCAACCCTGGAGGACTTCAAGGCCATAAGGCTGGTCGACACCCCCGGGATCGGCAGCGTATGGCAGCACAACACGGAAACCACCACCGGGTGGTTCCCGGAAACGGGAGGGGTCTTGTTCCTGATCAGCGCCGAAAGGCCGATATCGGAAAGCGAACTGAACTTCTTGAAAGAGACCTATTTGTATACCCCGGAAATCGCCGTGGTGATCACTAAGGTAGACCTTTTCGGCGAAGACCAGCTGAAGGACATCGAAACGTTCACCGCCGAGGTGCTGAAAAGGAACTTCGAAGGAGTTTTTCCCATCTACAGGCACTCGGCCTACCAGAACGCTGACCGCTACAACCGGGAGTTGAAAGAGAAGGTGCTTTTCCCCCTGGCTCAGAACCGTATCCACGTCTTCTTCAAGATACTCTCGCATAAAATGTCTACGCTGGTCGAAGCCTGCATCTCTTATCTTGAGATAGCCTACGAGGCGTCGACCAAAATGGAGGCAGAAAAGCAGAAGATAAAAGAAATCATTCTAGACCAGCATCTCAACTCGCACTTCGTCCGCCGGGAGCTTACCTTGATCATCGCCAGCTACAAGGAAAAGACCAGGGAAAGCTTGAGGACCTACTTTGAGGCCTTCCGGAGCGGAATAGAACTCAAGATAATCGATGAATACAACACTGCCTTCGAAACCTTTAAAGGGAACCTTTATGAGGTAACTAGGCAGTTTGAAAAATGGCTGGCTCAAGCCCTGCACACCGAACTCAGCGAGATCCTGGCCCAGGAAGAAAAGTCGTTCGAGCTGCTGAATGCCGTCAAGAAACACCTCTCGTTCTACCTCAAGTCTTTCCGGGAGAGGCTAAGCGAGAACCTGGAACGGGTTTTGGGGGTCAAAATGCGGGCCGAAGAATGGGAGATGACGCTGGGCGAAATGAAAAAGCCCAACATCTCCATCAGCAGGTCTTTCGACTTCCACCTGGACCTGCTCTGGTTCTTCTTCCCCATGTTCATCTTCAAAAACGTTTTCCGCCGGTACTTCTTGAAACAGATACCGTATGAGGTTGAAAAGAACATCCACCGCCTCACTTCGAACCTAACCGAAAGGATCAACAAGGAGATGGATAACCTTTTGAACCAGGCACTTGCCTACATCAACGAAGAGCTGCGGATGGTCGAAAGCCTGCTGTCAGAAGGCAAAGGCGACAGTAGCTATATCAGGGAAAGGATAAACCGTCTTAAGGCAACCAATTATCGCCTTTATGACCTGTACGCGCACTTGACACTAGCTAGTGGTGAGGGGGCCAGGGAGCCTAGTGCCCGTTCAAAATAA
- a CDS encoding class I adenylate-forming enzyme family protein, with the protein MSEFQGEIIANGILQRKSALYRERRLTESFWSGETHHVLYHTTIPFWLRKNAFEVPDRLALIEGIPDASKRRTWTYAELLRDAERIAHALLNKYKPGDRIAIMAPNIVEWALMQYGIAMAGMVRVTVNPAYHAREIEHILKTAGVSAIFTMEEYRGNRMMDTIESIRESLPSLQDVYDLQKLDEFMNTGKPVGLPEVKPEDLDVIMFTSGTTGTPKGAMLNHFGMTNSIRFMAIRAGLEVGGVWVNVMPMFFMGGNGFAALGTLQQQATHVLVVEFDVPLFLSLMEEYKGTFSLLVPTMMEAILAYPDLGKYDLSSWKYILSGASKVEADLVRRLKSILNCDISIVCGQTEAHGGYTQTFRDDSPEDQAETIGQPYPMIDFKIADKETGAVVRIGEEGEICIRGYQVMQGYYNDPQATAAAIDEEGWLHSGDLGVMDERGFVRFTGRLKDMLIRGGVNIYPAEIENLLKEHPKVDKVAVIGVPDEYWGEQVAAIIIPKSFDDLPTLEELDKFCLDNIARFKRPRYYAFVKEFPMTATGKLRKFKLKEDVASGAIQLESLANAQE; encoded by the coding sequence GTGAGCGAATTTCAGGGAGAAATTATTGCTAACGGTATTCTTCAGAGAAAGTCCGCATTATATCGCGAAAGACGTTTAACCGAATCATTTTGGTCGGGAGAAACTCATCATGTGCTGTATCATACTACCATTCCGTTCTGGCTAAGAAAGAATGCATTTGAAGTTCCGGATCGCCTGGCACTGATCGAGGGCATTCCTGATGCGAGCAAACGCAGGACCTGGACATATGCTGAACTCCTAAGGGACGCCGAGCGCATAGCCCATGCGTTGCTCAACAAGTATAAGCCCGGAGACCGAATTGCCATCATGGCGCCCAATATTGTGGAATGGGCCTTAATGCAATACGGTATTGCCATGGCGGGTATGGTTAGGGTCACGGTTAACCCGGCTTATCATGCTCGGGAAATCGAGCACATCCTGAAGACGGCTGGAGTATCAGCAATCTTTACTATGGAAGAGTATCGCGGGAACCGAATGATGGACACCATTGAATCTATACGGGAATCATTACCTTCTTTACAAGACGTGTATGATCTGCAGAAGTTGGATGAGTTCATGAACACCGGTAAACCGGTAGGACTGCCTGAGGTCAAACCGGAAGACCTGGATGTAATCATGTTTACATCAGGTACTACCGGGACCCCGAAGGGAGCCATGCTAAACCACTTTGGCATGACCAACAGCATTAGATTCATGGCTATACGTGCGGGCTTGGAAGTTGGTGGTGTGTGGGTTAACGTGATGCCCATGTTTTTTATGGGAGGAAATGGATTCGCGGCTCTGGGAACGCTGCAGCAGCAAGCCACACACGTGCTGGTTGTAGAATTTGACGTGCCTCTATTCCTGTCTCTGATGGAAGAGTATAAGGGAACGTTTTCACTGCTCGTTCCGACGATGATGGAAGCTATATTGGCCTACCCCGACCTGGGCAAATACGATCTTTCTTCTTGGAAGTATATACTTTCCGGGGCCTCCAAAGTCGAGGCAGACCTGGTGCGACGCCTTAAAAGTATCTTAAACTGCGATATTTCCATCGTCTGTGGCCAGACCGAGGCACATGGCGGTTATACCCAAACCTTCCGTGATGATTCACCCGAAGACCAGGCTGAAACCATCGGGCAACCCTATCCTATGATAGACTTCAAAATCGCAGACAAGGAAACCGGTGCAGTTGTTCGGATCGGAGAAGAGGGAGAAATCTGTATTCGCGGTTACCAGGTAATGCAGGGTTATTACAACGACCCACAGGCTACAGCAGCTGCGATTGATGAGGAAGGATGGCTACACAGCGGAGATTTGGGCGTCATGGACGAACGCGGCTTCGTCAGATTTACTGGCCGTTTAAAGGACATGCTCATTCGTGGCGGGGTAAATATCTATCCGGCGGAAATCGAGAACCTGCTGAAAGAGCACCCGAAAGTGGATAAGGTGGCTGTAATAGGTGTACCCGATGAGTATTGGGGCGAGCAAGTTGCGGCGATAATCATTCCAAAATCCTTCGACGACCTGCCAACGTTAGAGGAGCTGGACAAGTTCTGCCTGGACAATATAGCCCGTTTCAAAAGGCCGCGTTATTACGCATTCGTAAAAGAGTTTCCTATGACGGCAACCGGTAAGCTTCGCAAGTTCAAGCTTAAAGAAGACGTAGCGAGCGGTGCGATACAGCTTGAATCACTCGCGAACGCCCAAGAATAA
- a CDS encoding methyl-accepting chemotaxis protein, giving the protein MTGIAIVGGGKGGTSILKAFDCIEGFSIVGICDIDTNAPAMQLARDRGVPTYSEVETLLRQPGLDVVIEATGSEKVQRLIYEKKRETCSVIDAKGADFLMTLTAAHEKMVRKVNSKKETFEGLASFLTRTYEGGVVYFTTDLERYDFVESTDINISKVKVGEKFLRDGYIDRCINTKKQVKGVIDAKVYGIPLKIWVNPIFEDDGQGQVLGTYGVMVPKVHPVARAFDVFAPIVIQSNVEGAQVMVTDLEKVTHSMSSKKFSIEEMSVGNPIREGDAGWRVVTTGSTIVDDIESKRYGAFRMIGIPLFDEETGDVVGAFGIATPRILAKNLKEMATILKTNVEEIALAMEEIAASASEINVNESNLADVIKEVQGISSEINEILNFIRSVADQTKMLGLNAAIEAARAGEHGRGFGVVAEEIRNLSDQSKETAELIRKLTREIGEKVSKAGEASVNSVKQSQEQAAATQQVTASVMEMANMAERLAEMAKSL; this is encoded by the coding sequence ATGACGGGTATCGCCATCGTCGGAGGAGGAAAAGGTGGAACTTCAATTCTTAAGGCCTTTGATTGCATTGAGGGGTTTAGCATAGTCGGAATCTGTGATATAGATACGAACGCCCCAGCTATGCAACTGGCCCGAGACCGGGGAGTTCCTACTTATTCGGAAGTGGAAACGCTTCTAAGACAGCCCGGTCTTGATGTTGTAATCGAAGCAACAGGCAGCGAAAAAGTGCAGCGATTAATATATGAGAAAAAGAGGGAGACGTGCTCGGTAATCGATGCCAAAGGGGCTGATTTCTTGATGACCTTGACGGCAGCCCACGAGAAAATGGTGAGGAAAGTTAACAGCAAGAAGGAGACCTTCGAGGGTTTAGCCTCCTTTTTGACACGAACCTACGAGGGCGGAGTGGTCTACTTTACGACAGACCTGGAACGATACGATTTCGTTGAGTCTACAGATATCAATATTTCCAAAGTGAAGGTAGGAGAAAAGTTCCTGCGAGACGGATACATAGACCGGTGTATTAATACTAAAAAGCAGGTAAAGGGGGTTATAGACGCCAAGGTTTACGGGATACCGCTTAAGATATGGGTAAACCCGATTTTCGAGGACGACGGACAAGGCCAGGTACTCGGTACCTACGGGGTTATGGTTCCCAAAGTGCACCCGGTAGCCCGAGCCTTCGATGTATTTGCGCCCATCGTTATTCAGTCTAACGTTGAGGGAGCTCAGGTTATGGTAACCGACTTGGAAAAGGTTACGCACAGCATGTCTAGTAAAAAGTTCAGCATCGAGGAGATGTCGGTCGGAAACCCGATTAGAGAAGGAGATGCCGGATGGAGAGTCGTGACCACTGGGTCCACAATTGTGGACGATATTGAAAGCAAACGATATGGGGCTTTCCGCATGATTGGGATTCCTTTATTTGATGAGGAAACTGGTGATGTGGTAGGTGCTTTTGGCATTGCCACCCCGCGAATCCTGGCTAAAAACCTGAAGGAGATGGCTACGATATTGAAAACAAATGTTGAAGAGATTGCCCTGGCGATGGAAGAGATAGCAGCCTCGGCCAGCGAGATAAACGTTAATGAAAGCAACCTCGCAGACGTAATTAAGGAAGTTCAGGGGATTTCCAGCGAAATAAACGAGATACTCAACTTTATTCGTAGCGTGGCTGACCAGACCAAAATGCTGGGTTTGAACGCGGCCATCGAAGCCGCTCGGGCCGGAGAACACGGACGCGGGTTTGGAGTGGTGGCCGAGGAGATCCGAAACCTGTCTGATCAGTCAAAGGAAACGGCTGAACTAATTCGAAAGCTAACGCGGGAAATAGGAGAAAAGGTAAGCAAGGCAGGAGAGGCTTCGGTAAACAGCGTAAAACAGAGCCAGGAACAGGCAGCAGCTACACAACAGGTTACCGCCTCCGTTATGGAAATGGCCAATATGGCCGAGAGACTAGCAGAAATGGCAAAATCACTATAG